In Numenius arquata chromosome 1, bNumArq3.hap1.1, whole genome shotgun sequence, the DNA window TAAAACGATCTTTTGAGTTGCTTAGTGAGGTCTGTGGCTTGCAAAGTCTTGTAGAGTCAGCTTGGTTTTTATTCAGGCTATGGATTTATGATCCTAGTTGTCAGCCCTCTGATTTGAAAAGCTCAGGTCTCTGTAAATAAGAGACTGCTTTAGCCTACATTTTGTCCCAGTACACATCTGCCATTTTTCATTAGGGTCTCCTGATATTTATCAAAAGGCAGAGTAGAACCTGCTGTTCCTAGAATAGACTTCACTGGAGATACCAGTGCTGCCTTCTGCTCCCACAAAAGGAACCCAAGAGCATCTCTCCTCACATACCATTTTTTGTACTTGGGATACAGCTTCAGATCATGCTTGTCACAGGCTTCTTTcagagtcttgtgaaaatgaatgGCATCCTCTTCATTCAGGTACGTTGGAGTGAGGTCAGTCCCACCACCAAACCACCACTGTTTAGTTCCTATAGGAGAGAGGCaagcagcaatatttttcttttgaacttctGAACAGAAATATGTTACTAGTCGTTCACCAAGAACCAACAACTACTTTTACAATACAAAACAAAATCATCCTAAACACCAATCGTGAAAAATTTGAGTTCAAGGCAGTGCAATGACTGGTGACTTCAGGAAAACATGAAACAGATTTCAAAGCAGTGAAAACCATTTGATCAGTATTTTGGAGAGCTGACTGACTACAGGATATCAATTTCACAAAACGGGCTGACGACTCCTATTCAGAAATCCAGAAACTGCACACCAAAGAAAGGGAACATCATTATTAGATTCAGGCAAGTAATTGACTATAAATGATCCATAATGCTCTGgcaaaataactgaaagaaaactgtCTTTGAGCTTCTGACAGTACGTACACTGTCACAAGGTACAGACGGGCTCTCAGCATGGGACCACCTAGCCTACAGTCCTGCTTCTGACAGCAGCCAGAGGCAGAAACTCCAGGAAGAAAGGCACGGTGCACGTAGAGAGCGTTACCTCTGACAGTACGTCCTCCCAGCTTCTGAGACAAAGGTCTATCCTGACCAGAATGCTTATCAGTCCTTCACAGACCTTTCTTCTACTAAATTCTAGACTTGCTTCTTTGAATATGTTTTACACTTATTTATAACCTCCTACACTTTAGTTTCGGGCTGAAGCCCTTGGTCTACGCTCAAAAAGTAACCTGCAAACACTTTACTGTACCAGATGCACGCATCACACTGATTTTACAAAGGGACAAACGAAGGCCCAGGGGTTAAGAGATCCATCGCTACACAGCAGACTCTTGGCACAGCTTTGAGCGAACCCAGACAGGTTCTTAACCTCTCACCCTCGCCATGCGTGCCCGTCTCCTTCGTACAGAGTCACATGCTTCATACCTACTTCAATGGATTACACCTCTTACCGTCTGCTTCCTCGATTTCAAAGTATCTGTAGTTGAAGTGCATGGTTGGAACATGAGGGTTCTTTGGATGGATAACAGAGCTCACACCCATGGCACAAAAAGGTAGTTTTCCTAGATAAGAtgatacacagaaaaaaaccttaggttttttcaaataacttcatttataataatttaaagaACATCACTATTTTTCCTTAGGTTCCACTACAAGAAAATTTCTGATGTTGGGTCACCATAATTATTAATCAATGTGCAATTTACTTCTCAACCACACACTTCCGTGTGCCtaactaaaagctttttttggTATTTGTCCTAAAACGCAATCATATGTCAGAGCACCCATTAGATGAAGACCACTTTAACCATACGGCACTGCTAACTAAGGCTTTCCACCACCAGAGTGGTGGAAAGTCCTCAAAGTTACCCTCTACTATACAAACGTGGATTGAACCCCCTTTAGCTTTCAGGTCTTTTTggttctctccctccacctctTTGGCACGTAACTCCTGCGCCGTTTCACTGTTGAGCTACAGCGTCATTATTGAGGAACCACTCGTGCCTACAGTACGTTGCCTACAGCCAGCAAGACAAGAGAGAGAAGCCCTCTGACACCTTGCTTTTTAGGGATATGGAAGTCCACCTGCCAGGCGCACTGGTTAGCAACTACCATGATACAAATGAAACCTTTCCATGAGCGTGGATCAGTCTGGTCTCCCTCACTTTCTACTCCAAGGCCAGATCCTGCTTTCAGAGCACCCCCACAGCCACACTGgggtgaaacacacacacacacctcccgcTCCCCTACTCCACCTCCCCGCCGCCGGACACCTTACCGTCTTTGGCCTTCAGAGACTTCCCCCTGCTTCGCATCTGCCGCGCTGCCTCCTCGGACAGGAGCCCGGACACCACGGACACGTTGACACCCGCCTTCTCGAAGACCTCGCCGTCCTGCAGCACGCAGCTGATGCCGCCTCCGCCTGACAACGCCAGGGTCACCCCGCGCCGGGGCCACCGCCGACCCCCGGGGTGCCCCAGCCCGGggtggccccccccccagcccccgtaccttccttcctctcccaggtATCGACTGCGAAGGAGGCGCCGGGGTCCAGCGCGGCCAGGGCGCGGCACACCTCCCCCTGCGTCTCCATGATGAGCAGCTCCATGCGGCTCCgcagctcccgccgccgccgccgcagctccCGCAGCCCGCTCACCGGCGGCGCCATGAACCGCCGccgcagctcctcctcctccttcttctcctcgtCCTCTTCGGACGCCGCCATCGCggcctgctgctgccgccgccacagccccagccccagcccgccCAGCGcacccgccgccgctgccgccagcGTGGCCCGCCgacccccccggcccgccgccaACCCCGGCGGCGCGGAGCCCAGCGCCCGCCGCCCTGCCGCGGCGGCGAGGCCGAGGGCGGGCGGGCCGCGGGCGACCCCGCGAAGCAGCTGTACGGCCACCGCCATGACGGTCACCGGCGCCgcgctgccggcggggcgggACCCGGACGGGGCGGGaaccggggcggggcggggccgggccgctccGCGGGGTATATAAATACGTGTTTATATAGGTAAATATAGGTAAAATAGGTAATAtaggtaaaatattttatgtatgcCTGTGCCTGTAGAGGAGGGTCCGTCTCGGCGGGGCGCCCGCTGTCCTTGGCGCCCGTAAAGCGCTTCTACGTTGTAGCATCAAATAACCCGGTTCGTTCAGCGCAGCCGTTTGAGGCTGCAGAGTCGTTGCGTGAGCAAAGGCTCGTACAGGGCCAGGGATGGCTGGAATGGgattaaagatttattttctcgAGCTGTCCTATGAACTGAATGGAATTGCTTACCTGTGTGTGGTATTGCTGGTTTTATACTCACAGTCATGGTTTTTAGAACCTGACCAGAAGGTGGGACCGCCAGTTTAGTGCAATGGGAATATTTCCCATGGATTTCAGAGGGCACATGCTTATGCCTTCTTTGTTCTTTCAAAAGTTGAAGCacagttttttttccctaataaagtAAGAACTTTGAGTAATAAGGAGAAAGGTTATGTAGAACCAGATGTTGAAAGGTACTGATTATCACCAACTTACAGTTCAGAGTACGATTTTCTCAGTGCTGATGTTGGCACCAGatccattaaaattattttctattttctcagGTGCCATGACCGTCTGTATCAACAGCGGGATAGTACAACAAACCAACTAGCACAATGACAAAAGACTttagcaaacaaataaaaccacacttTTCCTTGAGCAAACACCTAAGTGACAGTGCAGCTGTGAATGATGGTACTGTGCTGAACTGAGCTAGGAGAGTCTTCTTTCAAATCAAACAGCTGATTtactaatgttatttttttaattacggACATTgtaaatttctaataaaaaattacatttattaaacCTGTCATCGATTGAGGAACAGTATCAGGGTTAGGCTGAGAAAAATAACAGCTGCCTCAAAAGCCCAGCCCTGCAAGGTTTGTGCACTGGTATGGGACTGTTCCTTGGAAACAGTGAACTTCTGCTATTTCAAGTCTGTTTTGCACCTGTGGTAGCCAAGAGGAGATCAGTTTCAAGGGTGGGTCTGTGGAAGTCGAGGAGATTTGTCCCTAATATGGACCAGGGCTTCGTTATCTGGCTCTTTTCATTGTAAggtaatttgggggggggtggggtgggatgtgtaTAAAGAAATAATGTTCACTCAAAGGTTTAGTCCACTTCTTCATTTCTGATCTGATTCTGCTCTTTGGCAGCAGAGGATGCTGTGAAGCTGCTGAAGCTCTCTAAGAAGGGAAGGAGACCTCTGAGCTGGACTCTTCTGCCATCAGCTGGAGGACAGGATCCCTGGTGAACCAGGAGACCTGAGCCACTGGAGACAGGACTGAGGATAGGAGTGTGTCATTATTTGCAAGAGAGATCTGTGGCAGAGGGAGAACGGCACTACCATCTCAGGGCTGTGGTAAGTCCGCTTAATTTGGCTGCACTAAGCAGCTTTTTCCACAGTTCTTTATCCAGGGCTGGCTGTGATAGCTCAGTTTCTTCTTGAATTGCATCCACTGGACTTACATAAACATTTTCATGGTAGCCAGTGTGCATTGTGCACTTCCATGCTGCTTACTGTAGTAAAGCTCTGTTCTCCTAGATACTactataatggaaaaaataaatgctgaggCCAAAAGATACTTCAAATGCCTTCATGCTGATGAGcatttaatggaaatttttttctgtattaggtTGAGTGCATACTTTGATTGATAACGTCTGGTAGTTTAGCTGgtgagacctctggaggtctctagtccaaccctaGGGGGTCACTGTTTCCAGGCTGGATGTGGTTGCACAGGGCCTTCCTTGTCTGGCTGCATTTGGAAAACCTGTAGGGGGGGCGGTTTGTCATCGTGCCTCAGCTTCTGCTCCAGCACGGCACCACCCCCACTGGGAAGAATTTTCTCTTCTATCTAGTGAGAATTTTCTTTGCTGCAACTGCATTGTCAGGTCAGCATCTTGCTCTTGCTGCTGAATCTTAGAAGCTCAACTTCTTTACAGACAGGGATTTCTTGGGCTGGATGCTGGAACGTAGTTAGACTGCACTCTCtggtggaggtgaggaggagtgACAGTGTAAAATTGGTACTCCTGCTGTTTCCATGCTGAATCCTCTCATGTTAACTCCTTCTGTGGGCCATTTAAGGTTGAAATGTCAGCCAAATGCCATATACTTTCCCTTTGCAACAGTGGGGAAGGTCAATTAGCACACAAGGCATAAAATGTGGCACCTTTCATAGGAGAGATTTACTGTGCTGACCGATAAAATAGCATGGTAGAGAGTAGCTCAAgctttcttttaatgtatttgaaCTAGTGTGCTTCACCACATTATTTCAGCTTGCCTCTCTTCACAGTATTGAGAATAGCAGCATGTACTGATGTGCGTGAGATGCTCAACAACTCAACAGTGGTAAGAAGCAAGAAAATGACTGCTTACATTTTGATATTCATTTTCAGTGCATAGTGTTGGTATGAAGGGTGGGGACTTTCAGTTTGTGTGGGTGCGGTTGAACTTCTGTGCTCTTCTGAAAtacaaaaggaagaggaaaaaggactCGAAGCTTAGACCAAAGGCAAAAGGAAAGCTTGGAATTGGTCCTTGCATTCGCTTGAACAAGAATCGAACCTGGGGAAATGTACTTTACCCTTTTTCAGTGGGCTAGGTGAAATTCCAAGGTCTTGACTTCCCTTTGAAATGTCTATGTCAATTTTTGAAGTCTGACCACAAATTTGCATGGTGAGATGACTTTGAATATTGTATCAGTGAGTCATCCATTTTCATACATGTATGTGTTGTGGTAGTGGGTGTCTTGTGGTGAGTTTTATTTGCAATGAGAGTGAAGCCGTTACTTCTAAAGCCATTTAGAAGTTAGCCAAAACCTCTACCAATGCAAACCAGTGTAATTCTAGAGAAGGATGTAAAGCTACAGTGGTTTCAAGAATATTTGAATAACTAGACTCTTATCTACGTTTTTATGTAAGGTGACCTCcagtgaaaaaaagaatactgctaattttctttctttcattattgctttttttttacctctatttTTAAAGGAGCTCTGAAGCTTCTCTGCTGCCTGTATTTAGGTGCTGTctaccttgtttttcttttctatgagAATTTATGCACAAATAGagtattaacaaaaaaccaagagAGACTTCACATTCTAAGGAAGTGAAGGATGGTCAGGTCTGATTCAGAGTGAGACAGGCCAATGCTTTCACTGAGGCTGTTTGATACTTTTGTTTTGAGCACTGAATTAATGCCAGTTCTTATCAGAAAATTGGAAGAACTTCATTGAGAACAGAAAAATTCCCCACCAAGTTGGCACTTCTGTTAATTCTAAAGTTAAAAGCCAATCTCATCCAGTTTACTCAATCACACAAAGCCTTAATTGTGACTTCAAAGTGATACTGAGGGCTTGCAAAGTTGAACAAGTGCTCTTGTTTAACAAAGACTCAAAGGTTTTGCATGATGGTATAAGTTGAATTAAGTTAGTATTTCAGTATGtgtcagagagagaaataaaagctttgggGACTGAGCTGAAATGGTAGGTCATATGAAGGTTGTAAGAGAAAGATGAAAACTTTTCCAACTATGTCTGTCATCTCAGTAATTTGTCTGAATGGCAGGTTCATAGGAAtcccccatttttttctttactttttttttaatgtgggatTGATTCTTCTGGGTGTATGACAGAGGGAAAGGGTAACTACAGAACAAGAAGCTGCTGTGCTGAAATAGCTTCAGGCTACCTCCTGGAAGGTAAATGAAGTTGTGAAATGCTTTAGGAAAGCGTTTATTCGTCTAATGCTTGGTCACCTTTACAAAGTtaataaaagagaagagaaaatgtgaaatgtAGCATTGCCCAAAGAGAGTGAATCCTCTGGAGAGGTTTGCACTAAACAATCAGGCCCCAAAATGAGCTGCATGCAACTTCCTCTGGAAATATGCTAATACTCCAGGTCAGGTACTACAGTCTTCCCTGTGGTGAGAGGTCTGCTTGTTGTTTTCCTGCTTCCTCCACACCCTCCCTTCAGCTCTGCCTTCAGATTTGCTATTACGTAACACCATCTTCATAAAACATCAGGAATTTTCCAAAACCATAGCTATTGCATGTGTGGCTTCATCAATGCTAGAAAGCCAAAGAATGACCTCTATCCCAGGCTtccaagaaaagggaaagaatgagCAGAAGCGATCTGTTGAAGTGGATTCCCTACTTCTTTTCTTGTTCTGAGATTCCAGGTCAAACACACTACTCCCCTGCCCTAGtgccataataattttttttttcttgcagccacTGTAGCTGTTTATACAGACTAAATGTAATGTTTGCTGTTATGAAAGTCCATCCAGAAGCCAAAATACACACCCTTCCGTCTTCCCTGGAATAACTGGTATGTTGTTTATGGTTAAGCTAAAGGACCAGCTGAGTTAGCTCACAAGTCTTAACAGACTTGTGTCTGTAGCTATTTCTGAGTAACAGACATACACTGTGATAGAGTGGTTGAAACTGCTCTGCTGTCTGGGCAGCTCTACAGAGCTCCAGAGTTTTATAGTCTTTGAAATGCTCCTGCATAACTACAGTACTGAACTTCAAACTTGTGGATCTGAAATCACAAGCTTATGCTCCCTTAAGTTCAGTAATGCCTATCAACAAGCCTTGATTCTAAGGGTGTCAGAAAGCACTACACATTTTATCATTGTGTAAAATAAGATCTTTCCCAGTCTCACAAGAGGGAGAGATGCTAAAGTTTTTCTCTGTGGCTGTGGTAACAGAGGCAACTTGGTTTAAAAATGCTGCTGTGCTGTCTTAGTATCTTGTGTGTCTGTAACCCTCCCTGGTGTAAGGCGTGGTGGCAGGGTGAAAGCTATGTCTTTAGGTTCTAGTTCATCTTTAATCAACTGAACTAAGTCATATTCACACCAGTAACTTTGTAATTGTTCATATTTGATTTTTGTACAGTTTGCTGTGGTTTTCAAGGTTTTTAAATCAGAGAATCTCACAATCTGCACTTGCTGATTAGACTTATGTAAGGCACACATAAGTGAGCATCATATAGtattcagcaggtttttttaatagttgcagttcttaaaatagaaatcttAGGGAAGTAGCAGCTGTATCTTTGCCACCACCCAAGACAGCATTAGCAGGAAGACTAGTGGCAGGGAGGGTTGCGATGCATATGTGGAGAATCAACAGAGAGCCTTAGGATGGGAAAGCAGTTTCCATGGAAAAAGGTACTGTGCTCGCCCTCGCTGACAAGGAAGATGGCCAATGTAAGAATCAAGAGACTGTACAGAAGAGGAACATTGTGGTCATTTAGACGCTCGCATTTTGGGACTCATGATGATTCCTGGCTGTGGCATTTTTAACCTGGCGCTGCAGGTCTGGTTTACAATCTAGTGCAACTGTAGGCTTAATGCACCATCTTAATCTTACCCTTGCACTGTGCTGCAGGGGTAAGGTCAGGCAGGACTTTTATGGAAAAGAAGATAAACTGGTTTTCCTGCATTGCCTCCAGAAAATTAATGATAAGGCCTGCTTATTACATTAATTACTGTCAAGTGAGAGATACTCTTTCCTCATACTGTTAGTTATAACTACAGTTATAAATAATACGATTATAAATACAGTTATAATTAAGTTATAACTACAGGTTTTGCAATGGCCATTATTCAATGGCCAGATACAACTATCAGGCCTGATTTTCTCCATTGGTGTAAATCTTAAAGAGTCATGTATGCAGGGTGGGTATGAAATGCAGGACAGGGTAGGGTAGAATGAAGTCTGTTATCTCAGCATAGAAAGCTGGTTTGATTGGAAGGTTACTCAacaatatttcttctgttttcaaaacacaaTTCTCAAGCATCTAAAGGCACTTTTTGGTGCAATCAGCCCCCCACATGCATGACCCTAAGCGTCAGTGAGGGCTGTGCCTTTTAAGTAACGTATGTACAAATGATCTGACTGATTCAGACCAAACATGTGCCTGCTTCCCATCTCCAGCAATGGCCCCAAGCTTACCTCTAATGGCTTGCCATTGTTAGCATGTGAAAGGGTGCTTTCTGGGAAGCATCTGGTCCAAGCTTAGGAAAGCCCTGCCTACCTAACCTACCCATGCCAGCAGATGAGGAAGCACATGTGCTCGATACAGACAGTGGGGTTGCTGCAGTGGCTCCATGGTGGCTGCTACTGATGGGTCTGCTGGGCTGTGGCCTCCCCCTGCTCAGACCATGAAGAGTGTTAGCCATAGGTCTAACTTCCTGGAAGGAAGTCTCTTtccaggaaaagaagtgactgTTGCTGAGGGGGTTGGTCAGTGTATGGAGAAGCAAGCCTTGTCCAGGCTCTTCAACAGTCTAGAAATCCCTCAGCCTGTGATTGTCCATGCACATCCTATGGATCTTGCTAGGTGGTCATGGGGCTGCCAAGAGAAAGAGCTGCAGAGGCACAGCTGCACGAAGAGATGGTGAGAGATCCTGTCAGAGCAGAACTACGAGAATCTCAACAAGAGGATCTGATTCTTGTACAAGTGCTTCCAGTACACAAGAAGCTTGGTTAGGAGTGGACCAGTGGGACTTGCCACATTCGCCAGGGCAGGAATGGTGCTGAGGGGCCAGTTTCAGTCCTTGTAATGTGCACAAGAACAGATTGGTAGTGTTGTACCAAGTACAAACTGAGCTGGCTCATTAAAAGCAAGCCAAACTCAAAAGCAGACACcagggaagcagaagaaagaggCATGATACTTCTGCTGTATACTCTCCCAGCCTGTGTGTGTTTTCACTTTAGGGATTTCCTGAACCTGGTGGTGTTTATCTGGTCAGTGACTACCAATAAGTCTTTCTCCTAAATGCTCATTCAGTCTCCCGTGAGAATTTTCTGCAGCTAGAAAATCCTCCAGCAAGGAGCTTGTCTAGAACCCAGCTTCTCTTATCTTCATTGATGGCTCCCCATTCTTGAATATCTGAAGAGACAGTGAAGAGTTGTTCCTATCCATGCTATCAGGCCTCCCAAAGGTATCTCTCTGCCAGGGTGGAGAATCCTAGCCCACTAGCTCCTTGTATGGTGACCACTGCCACCACATGCAAAGTATGTGTCAGGAACACATTGCTTAGCTGTGAAATGCATGTGTTCCTTAAGTGAAACACTGCAGATCTTCATCAACAGGTTAGTGGATTTCTAAATTAACCTACTGTCTtgagcaatatttttcttctctcaaaacTCTGAGAAACAAAGAACAATGTTTTGTTACTGCCTGTTCTTGTGTCTGGTTTGAAAAGAAGCACCTTAAAAGATCAGTCAATTAATGTCTTGGCAGCACTCTGATTTTAGTCTTGTCTAAGAGTAATCACCATCTGTTGAATCACAGCTTTCACTTCCTTTGTTGCCCAAGTTTCTTAATCTTTCATCTCACATTGGTGTAGCTCTGTGGATGGGGCGATGTcaccaaagcagaaataattacAGTGGAGATGAGGCTGGGGACTACAGAGGGGACTGGGATCGAGTGGAGAAGTGGAAGAGCCCCTGTACAGGTGAATGTAGGTGGTGTACTTTGAGGGAGAGAGGACAGCAAGGGCAGAGAACAGAAGCTTCTGGGGGCAGTTTGTGACATTTGGTTTGGAAAcactaatgttttttaaaagttagttTTCCCAAATGGGCTGAACTACTCCAGGGAAGCCCTGTTGGGTGCAGTGTGGCTTGCAAAGACTAAAATGGATTTGAGGAGTAGCCAAGCATATTGAAAGCCGCAGAATCAATTTCTTACTGATACTAGTGTCTGCCAAGAACTTCCTCTGTGTGACTTTTTACCAGAGATCTCAAAAATGCTGATAAGGTGTAGGATGTGCTAAGGCAGCTGCACCACCTCAGCATCAGACTtccttttttgtctgtttatATAACTCGGCTTTCTTGCCAGAGCATGCCTTGTCATGAGTTCTGAGGGATTTCATtgtcttttcagcttttaaatgaaACCGAGTGTCCCAAACAATACTGGATCTCAGCACTTGCGTTATCTTCCCCTTCTGGGTACTTCttcaatttcattcttttttggtGTAAGAAAACCCAGAGCCTTGTCCCGATGCCTTCCTTCCCCCATTCTTCAAAACTGCCTTGAAAGTCCCAGGCTAGACTATCACATGCTCATCACTGGTTTTCCCCAAGGGCCCTGTTTCTTGTGGAAACACAAGTCCTTAGGGTTGTTGTCCTGAGTCTACTTTTCACAAGAGAGCTGTTTTCTACCCTTACTTATGGAAAACTCCTGCAAATTTTCATCTCCCACAAGTTTCAAACTTTTCCTGTCTTCTGGACTTCCTCATTATCCATTAATGTGAGATACTGGCCAGTCACAGCAGCACTGTGCCTGCTTTCTGGAGAAACAGAATTTCTCCCTCTAAATTTCTTCATCAGACGTCTCAGACAAGTTACCTTGTTTTCAGCTATCAAAGGAAGATGTCAGgggatggcttttatttttaaaacaagggcCCACATGAAAACCATGGGACAGGCCTTACCTGCCTTTATAGGTTGTCTCTTAGGTTATAAAATTGCACAGtatcaaaatacatttaaaacctGGGCTTTAATCCATCATTAGTGTTTTTACAGTCTCAAACAGATAAGGGTCTACATCTGTTAACTGGGGAAAGTGGAGGATACAGGCACGACGCCCTAGCTGAATAGTTGTTCTGTTGCCTCACCCTGGTATCATTATGACCCTCCTCTATCATTGTGAtccatttctttctcagtttacATTTAGCTATAAGAATTATCTGTGGAATTGTGGAAGATACTACTCTAAAAATGCATCAACTCACTCCTGTTACATTTTCAGGGCAGTTTTGTCACAGGATTACAGCAATATATACTGGATGACTCTGGGGGCTTCATGGAAGTGTGAGCATTTTAGAGAACATACACTTTTTTTGAAGAATAATCTTACAATATAGGAGATAGGAAAGGTTCTTAAGTTCTTATAATTTTTAAACTGACTGATTTCTTGCTAATTTCAAGTCAGTGTTTTGGATGTGCTATCTGTAGCTCAGTTATTTCAATTGCACTTTCGTAAAAGACAAATTACTTAAACTGTTCAAcagttttatatgtttttatatgttttaagTTTTGCTGTACACTTTCTTGTATAATTTTTTGTCAAGTTTGCCATGAACTCAGATAGCAAGTTACAGTTTGATATATTTGATTGACTTTTTCAATGCTGAGCTCTTTGGATCCTGAAAAATGTCTGAGCTAGCATGTTTTCCAGACCTT includes these proteins:
- the CPOX gene encoding oxygen-dependent coproporphyrinogen-III oxidase, mitochondrial codes for the protein MAVAVQLLRGVARGPPALGLAAAAGRRALGSAPPGLAAGRGGRRATLAAAAAGALGGLGLGLWRRQQQAAMAASEEDEEKKEEEELRRRFMAPPVSGLRELRRRRRELRSRMELLIMETQGEVCRALAALDPGASFAVDTWERKEGGGGISCVLQDGEVFEKAGVNVSVVSGLLSEEAARQMRSRGKSLKAKDGKLPFCAMGVSSVIHPKNPHVPTMHFNYRYFEIEEADGTKQWWFGGGTDLTPTYLNEEDAIHFHKTLKEACDKHDLKLYPKYKKWCDDYFYIKHRGERRGIGGIFFDDMDSPSKEEVFQFVKSCAKAVVPCYIPIVKRHCHDSFTPEEKQWQQLRRGRYVEFNLVYDRGTKFGLLTPGSRIESILMSLPLTARWEYMHTPPESSKEAEILEVLRNPKDWVH